One segment of Candidatus Manganitrophus noduliformans DNA contains the following:
- the hemL gene encoding glutamate-1-semialdehyde 2,1-aminomutase yields the protein MKREKSAALFQEAEKRIPGGVNSPVRAFKSVGGNPLFIKKAKGSKIVDADGNRFIDYVLSWGPMIVGHAHPKVVEAIKKAAENGTSFGAPTALEIDLAKSVQANFPLMERVRFVNSGTEATMSAIRLARAFTRRNKIIKFEGCYHGHADSLLVKAGSGATTLGIPDSPGVHPDLARDTITLPFNNLKLLQKTLEQEGNQIACVIVEPVPGNMGTIVPEDGYLPGLRELTRPFGTVLIFDEVMSGFRIAPGGAQERYGIRPDLTCLGKIIGGGLPVGAYGGKREIMEMVAPVGPVYQAGTLSGNPIAMAAGLATLSLLKDLSVYEKLERRAADLAEGLADAARKAKISVQINRVASQMTLFFNSNKVADYTTALQSDRDRFSKFFLALLEQGVYLPPSQFEAFFLSTAHSPSDIEQTVAAAYRAFKKL from the coding sequence ATGAAACGAGAAAAATCGGCGGCCCTCTTTCAAGAGGCGGAGAAGCGGATTCCGGGCGGGGTCAACTCCCCGGTTCGGGCCTTCAAATCGGTCGGCGGAAACCCCCTCTTTATTAAAAAAGCGAAAGGAAGCAAGATCGTCGATGCGGACGGAAACCGTTTCATCGACTATGTCCTTTCATGGGGACCGATGATCGTCGGCCACGCCCATCCGAAAGTCGTGGAGGCGATCAAAAAAGCGGCCGAAAACGGGACCAGCTTCGGCGCCCCGACGGCCTTGGAAATCGATCTCGCCAAATCGGTCCAGGCCAACTTCCCGCTGATGGAGCGGGTCCGCTTCGTCAACTCCGGCACCGAGGCGACGATGAGCGCCATCCGCCTGGCGCGCGCCTTCACCCGGCGGAACAAGATCATCAAGTTCGAAGGCTGCTACCACGGCCACGCCGACTCCCTTCTCGTAAAAGCCGGATCGGGCGCGACCACCCTCGGCATTCCCGATTCTCCCGGCGTTCACCCCGACCTCGCGCGCGACACGATCACCCTTCCCTTCAATAATTTAAAGTTGCTCCAGAAGACCTTGGAACAGGAAGGAAACCAGATCGCCTGCGTGATCGTGGAGCCGGTCCCGGGGAATATGGGAACGATTGTTCCGGAAGACGGTTATCTCCCCGGATTACGGGAGCTGACGCGGCCGTTCGGGACCGTGCTGATCTTCGATGAGGTGATGTCCGGCTTTCGGATCGCCCCCGGCGGTGCGCAGGAGCGTTATGGAATCCGTCCCGATCTGACCTGCTTGGGAAAGATCATCGGCGGGGGACTTCCGGTCGGCGCGTACGGCGGAAAGCGCGAAATCATGGAGATGGTCGCGCCGGTCGGTCCGGTGTATCAGGCCGGAACCCTTTCCGGCAATCCGATCGCCATGGCCGCGGGGCTGGCCACCCTTTCTCTGTTGAAGGATTTGAGCGTGTATGAAAAACTCGAACGCCGCGCCGCCGATCTGGCCGAGGGGCTCGCCGACGCCGCGCGGAAAGCCAAGATCTCCGTTCAAATCAACCGGGTCGCCTCCCAGATGACCCTTTTCTTCAACAGCAACAAGGTCGCCGACTACACGACCGCCCTCCAGTCGGACCGGGACCGCTTCTCGAAGTTCTTCCTCGCCCTTCTGGAACAGGGGGTTTATCTCCCCCCTTCCCAATTCGAGGCCTTCTTCCTCTCGACGGCCCACAGTCCATCCGATATTGAGCAGACCGTCGCGGCGGCCTACCGGGCGTTCAAAAAGCTCTAA
- a CDS encoding ATP synthase subunit I, with protein MTTQPRPSPPPFDREQFLTRSNQALHRIERNGLIILAVIGLVTLLFFGAFGASMMIGGVLGMFNFRSLHRMFQRRLIDPSRRHKEQLVYSGKVFLIVGLFFYIIQWKEISVAGILIGFFLITSSVYLETLRK; from the coding sequence ATGACGACGCAGCCCCGCCCGTCTCCCCCTCCGTTTGACCGCGAACAATTTCTGACGCGGAGCAATCAGGCGCTTCACCGAATCGAACGAAACGGGCTGATCATTCTGGCGGTGATCGGATTGGTGACCCTTCTTTTCTTCGGCGCGTTCGGGGCGTCGATGATGATCGGCGGGGTTCTGGGGATGTTTAACTTTCGAAGCCTCCACCGGATGTTCCAGCGAAGACTGATCGATCCCTCCCGCCGGCATAAAGAACAGCTGGTCTACAGCGGAAAGGTCTTCTTGATTGTCGGTCTTTTCTTTTACATCATCCAGTGGAAGGAGATCAGCGTCGCCGGCATCCTCATCGGCTTTTTTTTAATCACCAGCTCGGTCTATCTGGAGACCCTCCGAAAATAA
- a CDS encoding slipin family protein gives MPLTFPVVALLLLLFFILANGLRILKEYERAVVFRLGRYSKDGALYGGNGPGLIILIPILDKMERVSLRTVTMDVPAQDIITRDNVSVKVNAVIYFRVVDAPKAILEVENFLYATSQIAQTTLRSVLGQSQLDDLLSKREEINAQLQRIIDDQTEPWGVKVTAVEVKNVDLPGEMLRAIARQAEAERERRAKVIHAEGEFEAAQRLADAARIISSEPATLQLRYLQSLIELSSDKTSTIIFPIPIDLVTAFFKKV, from the coding sequence ATGCCATTGACGTTTCCGGTTGTTGCCCTGTTGTTGCTTCTATTTTTCATCCTGGCCAATGGTTTGCGGATTTTGAAGGAGTACGAACGGGCGGTCGTCTTTCGCCTGGGACGGTATTCGAAGGACGGCGCCCTCTACGGAGGGAATGGGCCGGGGCTGATCATCTTGATCCCGATCCTGGACAAGATGGAGCGGGTCAGCCTGCGAACGGTCACGATGGACGTTCCGGCGCAGGATATCATCACGCGGGACAACGTCTCTGTGAAGGTGAACGCCGTGATCTATTTTCGCGTGGTCGATGCGCCGAAGGCGATCCTGGAGGTGGAGAATTTTCTCTACGCCACCTCCCAAATCGCCCAGACGACGCTTCGGAGCGTGTTAGGCCAGAGCCAGCTGGACGACCTCCTTTCCAAGCGGGAGGAGATCAACGCGCAGCTGCAGCGGATCATCGACGATCAGACCGAGCCGTGGGGGGTCAAAGTGACGGCGGTGGAGGTGAAGAACGTCGATCTTCCGGGAGAGATGCTCCGCGCGATCGCGCGCCAGGCCGAGGCGGAGCGGGAGCGGCGGGCGAAGGTCATCCATGCCGAAGGGGAATTCGAGGCGGCGCAGAGGCTGGCCGACGCGGCCCGGATCATCAGCTCGGAGCCGGCGACGCTGCAGCTGCGCTACCTGCAGTCATTGATCGAGCTCTCCAGCGACAAAACCTCGACGATCATCTTTCCGATCCCGATCGATCTGGTGACGGCGTTCTTCAAAAAAGTGTAA
- a CDS encoding NfeD family protein, giving the protein MRPLRKSLFSLFLSVFFISSFPLISEAKPIHVVTYDGIINPVSSELFTTAITQAEQAGAEALIIQLDTPGGLDTSMRDIIKAMIASEVPIVVYVAPSGGRAGSAGVFITLAAHVAAMAPGTNIGAAHPVAMGGGEMDEEMKKKITNDAAAYIRSLAERRGRNPEWAEKAVRESVSITEQEAVKLNVVDLVADDLEEVIKKIDGRTVTTAAGKQVLSTENAEVVKNPISLRLRILKAISDPNVAYILMLVGITGLIAELYSPGAIFPGVVGAISLILAFYSFQTLPINYAGLLLILLAVGLFIAEALVPSFGILGLGGIAAFLFGSLMLMDTDLPALRISPAVILSTMAMVLLVSLVFIRAAWRAQRGSTVTGKEGMVGEIGVAIADLAPRGMVRIHGEIWQAESDEPVAKGEEVEVTKVTGLKLRVRKIKK; this is encoded by the coding sequence ATGCGGCCTTTACGTAAATCCCTTTTTTCTCTTTTTCTATCGGTTTTTTTTATTTCTTCTTTCCCTCTGATTTCCGAGGCGAAGCCGATTCATGTCGTTACCTATGACGGAATCATCAATCCGGTGTCGTCCGAGCTCTTCACGACGGCGATCACGCAGGCCGAGCAGGCCGGCGCCGAAGCGCTGATCATCCAGCTCGATACTCCCGGCGGGCTCGATACCTCAATGCGGGATATCATCAAAGCGATGATCGCTTCGGAGGTTCCCATCGTCGTTTATGTCGCCCCCAGCGGCGGGCGGGCCGGATCGGCGGGGGTCTTCATCACCCTCGCGGCGCATGTCGCGGCGATGGCCCCCGGCACCAATATCGGCGCGGCCCACCCGGTGGCGATGGGCGGGGGAGAGATGGATGAGGAGATGAAGAAGAAGATCACGAATGACGCCGCCGCCTATATCCGATCGCTGGCGGAGCGGCGGGGCCGGAACCCGGAGTGGGCCGAAAAAGCGGTCCGGGAATCGGTCTCCATCACCGAGCAAGAAGCGGTGAAATTGAACGTCGTCGATCTCGTCGCAGATGATCTTGAAGAAGTGATCAAAAAAATCGACGGCCGGACGGTGACGACCGCCGCAGGAAAACAGGTTCTCTCGACGGAAAACGCCGAGGTGGTCAAAAACCCGATCAGCCTGCGGCTTCGAATCTTGAAGGCGATCTCCGATCCGAATGTCGCCTACATCTTGATGCTGGTCGGCATTACCGGCCTGATTGCGGAGCTCTACAGCCCGGGGGCGATCTTTCCCGGCGTGGTCGGGGCGATTTCGTTGATCCTCGCCTTTTATTCCTTCCAGACCTTGCCGATCAATTATGCCGGGCTACTTCTGATTTTGCTTGCGGTGGGCCTTTTTATCGCCGAGGCGCTGGTCCCCAGTTTCGGCATTCTGGGGCTGGGGGGAATCGCCGCTTTTCTCTTCGGCTCGCTGATGCTCATGGATACCGATCTTCCCGCCCTTCGCATTTCGCCGGCGGTGATTTTATCGACCATGGCGATGGTTCTTCTGGTCTCCCTCGTCTTTATTCGAGCCGCTTGGCGCGCGCAGCGCGGCAGCACGGTGACCGGAAAAGAGGGGATGGTCGGAGAAATCGGCGTGGCAATCGCCGATCTCGCGCCGCGCGGGATGGTTCGCATCCACGGGGAGATCTGGCAGGCGGAGAGCGACGAGCCGGTCGCGAAGGGCGAAGAGGTGGAGGTGACGAAGGTGACCGGGTTGAAGCTGCGCGTGCGGAAGATCAAAAAATAA
- the rplI gene encoding 50S ribosomal protein L9: protein MKVILREDVDKLGRMGDLVNVADGYARNFLLPRNMAALATTKNIKSLEHEKRVIADRIKKEKTAAEEEAKKISAVSVSIPVQVGEEGKLFGSVTSKDIADAIAAQGFEIDKRRIQLEKPIKEIGTFMVPVKVHHDVTAQVKVEVIKSEAVETEG, encoded by the coding sequence ATGAAGGTGATTTTAAGAGAAGATGTCGATAAATTGGGGCGGATGGGCGACCTCGTGAACGTGGCGGACGGTTATGCCCGAAATTTTCTCCTTCCGAGAAATATGGCGGCGCTGGCCACGACGAAGAACATCAAATCGCTCGAGCACGAAAAGAGAGTGATCGCCGACCGGATCAAGAAAGAAAAGACGGCGGCGGAGGAAGAGGCGAAGAAAATCAGCGCCGTTTCCGTTTCCATTCCGGTCCAGGTCGGCGAGGAGGGAAAGCTCTTCGGGTCGGTCACCTCCAAGGATATCGCCGACGCCATTGCGGCTCAGGGTTTTGAGATCGACAAACGAAGGATCCAGCTTGAGAAGCCGATCAAGGAGATCGGGACCTTCATGGTTCCCGTCAAGGTCCATCACGACGTGACCGCCCAGGTCAAGGTCGAGGTCATCAAGTCGGAAGCGGTCGAAACAGAAGGATAA
- a CDS encoding 7-cyano-7-deazaguanine synthase, with protein MLALVSGGIDSAVLVSELSAQFTAVVPFYIRNGFAWEKAELHWLRRYLKRIAFKTIAPLKIVDLPLRDIYPDHWSLTGKKIPSFESEDAAVYLPGRNIILLSKAAVYAALQGIAFIASGILKGNPFPDSTPLFFRTMETALSEGLRAPLTVVTPYAQLSKREVLERGRALPLFLTFSCIAPKGRAHCGNCNKCAERMRAFRAAGLSDPTTYRSMPSVKGKSHD; from the coding sequence GTGCTTGCTTTAGTCAGCGGCGGGATCGACAGCGCGGTGCTGGTGTCGGAGTTGTCGGCTCAGTTTACGGCGGTGGTCCCCTTCTATATCCGGAACGGATTTGCCTGGGAGAAGGCCGAGCTTCACTGGCTCCGCCGTTACCTCAAAAGAATCGCCTTCAAGACCATCGCCCCCCTTAAGATCGTCGACCTGCCGCTTCGGGATATCTACCCCGATCATTGGAGCCTGACCGGAAAGAAAATCCCGTCCTTTGAATCGGAGGATGCGGCTGTCTACCTTCCGGGAAGAAATATCATTCTTCTCTCGAAAGCGGCGGTGTACGCGGCGCTGCAAGGGATCGCCTTCATCGCGTCGGGCATTCTGAAGGGGAATCCTTTCCCCGACAGCACCCCCCTTTTTTTCAGGACGATGGAGACCGCCCTGTCGGAAGGTCTCCGGGCCCCCCTCACGGTGGTCACCCCCTATGCGCAGCTCTCCAAACGCGAGGTGCTGGAGCGCGGGCGCGCTCTTCCCCTCTTCCTCACCTTCTCCTGCATCGCGCCGAAGGGGAGGGCCCATTGCGGAAACTGCAACAAGTGCGCGGAGCGGATGCGGGCTTTCCGGGCCGCCGGCCTCTCAGATCCAACCACGTATCGATCGATGCCAAGCGTGAAAGGAAAGTCTCATGACTGA